The Anastrepha ludens isolate Willacy chromosome 2, idAnaLude1.1, whole genome shotgun sequence DNA window CCGAatgcgattattatttttttgattttagagtttcgtagccgaatgggacaCGGAAACCGAATGgcttggtacgtgactaccattctgtaaagggtaggttcgaatcttcgtgcgAGAAACAGCGAAATGAAAAAGTtctttccaatagcggtcgccgccgggcaggcaatggcaaacctccgagtgtatttctgccatgaaaaagctccccataaaaatatgtgccgttcggagtcggcttgaaactctaggtccctccctttgtggaacaacatcaagcgtCATGCCACAAACAGGAGAAGAAGCTCGGAGAAACACCCAAAAGAGGTATACTtgtccaaacggaaatttttgccattctgaaagtagcagtGAGAGGAGATgtagcgggaaacagattggagtctttaataacagtcaggctgcaccGAAAGCTCTGGAGAAgccaaagcaaacctcaaagattgttcaagaatgtaagaagaagcttaattctgttgcagaATAAGTCTgaacttatatgggttcctgtACACTTTGGTGCTCATGGGAATGAAATTACCTATGAATTGACCAACTGTGAATCAGCGGTTAGCCCACAAGAACTAGAGCCTATAATtagaatcagttctgcaggaatcatgaattcgATAAGCGATTGTACATGCGATTTACATAAAGTGTGATGGTCCAGTCTAGAACGCGggagaactgcaaagtgttttctgACAATCCCGAACATTGTCGAACATTCTTCTAAAACTTATTATTATACCGGGCACAactcatggggtcagcatatgaccaacATTGGAATAACTGAGCACCCGGTTTGCCTggcttgcttagaggaggcgtaTAGCAATTAACATTTTCTGAGTGAGTGTCCTgcttttgctagagcaaggctgcgAATTTTGGTTTCATGAGAAAATTtattctctcaaactggaggatattttcagatttaccaaagaatatGAAAAATTCTCAGAAGTCTAGTTAgcaatatttctttattctatcctatatttttgacttctcttgtttctctcctttcctccgtTACTATCTACTCTTTCACTTTCCAATGCTTCAAATACATTGGGTTTTTAGCTTAAGTGTTTTATGAGTTACCAAATTTCtcagtgcttcttggctcgacttttcaaatttcaaaaaaaaaaacaaatcgctCATGTCTAAACATAGTATAAGGGATTAAATATGGCTTTGTTATATGAGCTTTTCATTTCTATTTctcttttctctctctctctcttgtcTAAAATTCTCTTGGAAACATTTCTAGTATTTTTACTGGGATGTTCGCATTTAGTTTGACATCCCTCACCTTGCACTTTTGATAGCCTGCACTTCACTGTGACATTGACCAGAGGCGCCTCTGCTAATAAGCACTATTTGGACATATTTTAGAAGACCAATTTTTTGGCAGCATAATTCTATGAGCTTTTGACAGAATAATTTAAGCCGACTTAGCACTTTTTTCCTGTCAGGCACTAAATTACCAGCTTTTTACTCAAAACTTAGTCAATTAATCATTTGCAGCCGCAGCTGAGGTAACCAAATCAGTAGAAGTTGAggaaaactaatattttctatgatagattaaaatttattaaccaATAAAGTCTCATAAGTTGTTTTGTTAAAAGTCTACtcgaaaaaatcataaaagaaaaacgaccaaataaaaatttaggcgtatacattttttatatttatataaattatatcgTAAACCTGCATACATTTCATCGATTTAAAAGTACGTTTAAATGCGaatctaataaattttgttaactatttatatattttccccGCTTCATGAAAGACCACATCGAAAATTTTAATGCCAAATTCTTTTTTGGAAAAGCGCTCAGGATGTTGTGTGTACATATCGTAGCCAGGCATTAAGATCTCATCCTTTTCCCGGTCAGCGGGAAAAAGAgatttcacatatttttccaGATCATCCACAAAACTTTCGAAAAGTTCTACGCCACGTTTTTCCAACTCCACCAGGTACTCTTGATAGCCATGACGCTGCAGTGCTGCCCAAAGCAAGTTCTCAACGGGTGTCCTATCCTGTTCGCTTGTAGCGTTTAACTCACGTGCGACACCGTCAAAGTGTCCAAGCACAAAAATAGTTCCAATAGCTAAGTAATATCTGTTTGGTATTGCTGCAGGCGGTACTTTTTTTAATCCTTCTAAATCTGATTGTGTCACATATTTGCGTAGTATCTCGATTTTTCCACGCATCTGCTCGCTGCCTATCGCTGCAATTGTAGGGTCGGCGAGCACATCTTTGGCAATTTGGTGGGTGCGCCTGAGTTGGAAAAATAGTAGGTTGGCGTATCTTTTGAAGGCCGAAACTATGAAAAGCTCGGTGCCGCTCAAACTCTCTGATTCCGTAGCTGCAGGTGATACGGCACTTATAGATGCATCTGCACCATGCTCGATTTCATTGACTTCGTCAGCGGGTGTAGTTTCGGCAATAGTGGGCAAGCTAAGCGCATCCTGTTGGAGGAATAAATATTGgttttaatcaaaacaaaaaaaaaacaaattttaatgcgCACTGGTTTTAATTACTACCAACCTTTATCAGCAACGTGATGGCTAATGTGAGGAGCAGAAATCGTTTCATTCCGTTGTGCTTTTGCTTCTACTATATACAGATGAAATTTGCAAATGAACTGTTTGACTTTGTGGACTAAACTGAGCGAAACTGATGTTGCTTACGCTATATATgcaaatgcatatatatatgtttatatatatacatcaaTAAGACGTATCAACATTGggattgttgttttgtttgggTGCTTTAGAGGTTGACTACCCCAGCAACTTGATTACTGATACTACACAGACGCCTCCCACCTCCGATTACCAGTTTTTTTATTCCCACTTGCGACCACGGCATTATTGACTCCAATTCGTTTGAAAAAGAACATACGATTGCGGTATGAAAACAAAACGGGAGAAAGTAAATgtgaaataattttgctttttcaatatATTCTCATGTATCCGCTTACTAATGTACATAGTAAGATTTTACACTGGCTCGCTGTGCCTATTTGACTATGACTCGAAAGTCATGGAAATGTCACCATGAAGCATTCAAGTATCACTGAGCACAGTCGCAGCTATTAACCCCTTGTCTTATGAGTCGAGGGACGATTGTGTGTCCCAGCTTTCATTGTAATGTTAAAAGATCTCGAGGATACGACTTTTGGCCAGAAAAAGCTATCACGAAAAATCTCAGGgagagtgtttttcaaaacttacggaaaacatttttttcttaaactatttttcataataagaaaaccaaaaattatgtaacaaaaatgaaaattaaaataaatgaaaaaaaagattttaaataaaaatttaaataaaatagatttaaataaaatatataaatcaaaaatatttaaatttttcaatcaaaatttgtttttgttaaagtaattaaaaaatgtgttgaaaatgtttgttattgtaaaattaaaaatgttcaaataagaaaaaaatttgtttgttatagtaa harbors:
- the LOC128871653 gene encoding uncharacterized protein LOC128871653, which encodes MKRFLLLTLAITLLIKDALSLPTIAETTPADEVNEIEHGADASISAVSPAATESESLSGTELFIVSAFKRYANLLFFQLRRTHQIAKDVLADPTIAAIGSEQMRGKIEILRKYVTQSDLEGLKKVPPAAIPNRYYLAIGTIFVLGHFDGVARELNATSEQDRTPVENLLWAALQRHGYQEYLVELEKRGVELFESFVDDLEKYVKSLFPADREKDEILMPGYDMYTQHPERFSKKEFGIKIFDVVFHEAGKIYK